Proteins encoded by one window of Cyclobacteriaceae bacterium:
- a CDS encoding elongation factor G, translating into MKVYDEKHLKNIVLLGAPKSGKTLLAEDMIFEAGITHRRGTIEGKNTVSDFHEIEQERGNSIFATVLHTEWRDYKINIIDTPGFDDFAGEMISSIRVADTCVVVINAQHGVEVSTELIWNYVDKFNQPVIFAINQVDHPKSNFDDALESLKQTFGSAVTQMQYPVNQGEGFNAIIDLLKMVMYKFPEEGGKPEKLPIPASEKEKADRLHNELVEKAAENDEKLMEKYFEKGTLDEDEMREGLKLGMIHHDVFPVFVMSAKKNMGSGRMMGFIDNVAPSPLEAKPEITTDGQELAYDRTKPTALFVFKTHIEPNLGKLSFFKVISGEVNSSSELINSQTGATEKFHQLFIMDGKTRNPVDKLVAGDIGATLKLKDTYTNQTLHAKGFDVTIEPIEYPAPRIRTAVVAQSKGDDEKIGEVLAKIHQEDPTIEVGYSRELKQLIIAAQGEMHLAVCKWYLENVYKLHVDFVSPRISYRETIRKPAQAMYRHKKQSGGAGQFGEVHLKIEPYYEGMAEPTEFSVRGKEVIDLEWGGKLVFYNCIVGGVIDARFIPSILKGVMEKMEEGPITGSYVRDVRVMVFDGKMHPVDSNDISFKIAGMMAFREAFMNAEPALMEPIYDLEILVPEEIMGEVMGDLQTRRSLIMGIDSKGNYQIIKARTPLAELDRYSTTLRSLSQGRASFSQKFAEFAQVPFEIQQKLAKELHEVEMA; encoded by the coding sequence ATGAAAGTCTATGATGAAAAACACCTGAAAAACATTGTATTGTTGGGAGCCCCGAAAAGCGGCAAGACGCTTCTTGCCGAAGACATGATTTTTGAAGCCGGTATCACCCACCGCAGAGGAACCATTGAGGGAAAAAACACCGTATCCGATTTCCATGAAATAGAACAAGAGCGCGGCAACTCCATTTTCGCCACTGTGCTGCACACCGAATGGCGCGATTATAAAATCAACATCATAGACACACCGGGGTTTGACGACTTTGCCGGAGAAATGATTTCATCCATACGCGTGGCAGATACCTGCGTGGTGGTGATTAACGCACAACACGGTGTTGAAGTCAGTACTGAGCTGATCTGGAATTATGTAGATAAGTTTAATCAGCCCGTCATTTTTGCCATCAACCAGGTAGATCATCCGAAATCCAATTTTGATGATGCACTGGAGTCATTAAAACAAACCTTTGGCAGCGCGGTAACACAAATGCAATACCCCGTAAATCAAGGAGAAGGGTTTAATGCCATTATCGATCTCTTGAAAATGGTAATGTATAAGTTTCCTGAAGAAGGTGGCAAACCTGAAAAACTTCCGATACCGGCATCCGAAAAAGAAAAAGCCGATCGCCTGCACAACGAGTTGGTCGAGAAAGCTGCCGAGAACGATGAGAAGTTGATGGAAAAATATTTTGAAAAAGGTACCCTGGATGAAGATGAAATGCGCGAAGGACTCAAACTGGGCATGATCCACCACGATGTATTCCCCGTGTTTGTGATGTCGGCCAAGAAGAACATGGGCAGCGGCCGCATGATGGGCTTCATCGATAACGTAGCGCCCTCACCGCTTGAAGCCAAACCCGAAATCACCACGGATGGGCAAGAACTTGCCTACGACCGCACCAAACCCACCGCATTATTTGTTTTCAAAACCCATATCGAACCAAACCTGGGCAAGCTCTCGTTCTTTAAAGTTATATCGGGTGAAGTGAATTCTTCATCAGAACTAATCAACAGCCAAACCGGTGCTACCGAAAAATTTCACCAACTCTTTATCATGGATGGTAAAACCCGAAACCCGGTTGATAAACTGGTTGCTGGTGATATCGGTGCTACTTTAAAACTAAAAGACACCTACACTAACCAAACCCTACACGCTAAAGGATTTGATGTTACCATCGAACCCATTGAATATCCTGCTCCACGTATTCGTACGGCTGTGGTGGCCCAAAGCAAAGGCGATGATGAAAAAATTGGCGAAGTGCTGGCCAAAATTCACCAGGAAGATCCCACTATCGAAGTTGGTTATTCACGTGAGTTAAAACAATTGATTATTGCGGCCCAGGGCGAAATGCACCTTGCGGTGTGCAAGTGGTATCTTGAAAATGTATATAAACTTCATGTCGATTTTGTTTCACCGCGCATCTCCTATCGCGAAACTATTCGCAAACCGGCACAAGCCATGTACCGGCATAAAAAACAATCGGGTGGTGCCGGACAGTTTGGTGAAGTGCATTTAAAAATCGAACCATACTATGAAGGTATGGCTGAGCCGACTGAATTTTCGGTTCGCGGTAAAGAAGTGATCGACCTGGAGTGGGGAGGCAAACTCGTTTTCTATAATTGTATTGTCGGAGGTGTGATTGATGCCCGCTTTATTCCTTCCATACTAAAAGGTGTGATGGAAAAAATGGAAGAAGGTCCGATTACCGGCTCATACGTGCGTGATGTTCGGGTAATGGTATTCGATGGTAAAATGCACCCGGTAGATTCAAACGACATCTCCTTTAAAATTGCCGGCATGATGGCTTTCAGGGAAGCGTTTATGAATGCCGAGCCCGCCTTAATGGAACCGATATACGACCTGGAAATTTTAGTACCCGAAGAAATTATGGGTGAAGTGATGGGCGATTTACAAACCCGCAGGTCGTTGATCATGGGCATTGATTCAAAAGGCAACTACCAGATTATAAAAGCCCGCACACCACTGGCCGAACTGGATCGCTACTCTACTACCCTGCGATCGTTGTCGCAAGGCCGGGCAAGCTTCTCACAAAAGTTTGCCGAGTTTGCCCAGGTGCCATTTGAAATTCAGCAAAAGCTGGCCAAAGAACTACACGAAGTAGAGATGGCTTAA